One stretch of bacterium DNA includes these proteins:
- a CDS encoding tetratricopeptide repeat protein, translating to MNEPTTPAPKRVIGRRKHKLRRATKLLLGLAFLSVIGAFVVYRATRPEVRRPGEDLADITRKLSAELPPDAPFPEFSDVTEAAGLGGFRTFLGERSSQLPEDMGSGVAWGDFDNDGDDDLFLVAAGGTLTAPPESWAESLLFENLGDGTFSRVTDFPETRIAGMAAAWGDADGDGWLDLVVSGYNSLMLFRNTGKGRFVREESFADLPGYWAGVSWADFDTDGDLDLYVCGYVKYEEDESAPQRTSMQSGTAVPYTLNPASYEPERNLLFRNDGAGRFTEEALLYGVANPEGRSLAALWHDFNADGLLDVYVANDISDNALLLNRGDTFEDVSLAAWVADYRGAMGLTAGDWNRDGDDDLFVTHWVAQENALYDSRLAENTAAGRTQLTFADIAAPLGLGQIALHSVGWATEFADFDGDGWLDLVVANGSTLETQDAPKKLKRQPAMLLWNRRGEYFHDLAPVHELLAQPRLGRGMALSDYDLDGDLDFLMVELDSGARLFRNEMQKGHWIELRLLDPGRSAGRGEGATAIVRAGGLELRRTVGGTSYLSQSSLTLHLGLGRIDRIDEIEVRWLGGETETFTGAEVDAIWELVRGQGEARSAAASSLAGTSGKVATALPQDDKQRLLEFWKTQRAAMDAMKIDGDIERAAALFERALALNPDHGDSRYYLGNLLWTLGDRDRGLAELDDLRKRDPMSHRAHKQWGVLRAMTAAGPADLDAAAAALERALEINQEGTGSLLALGEVALLQGRPDAARQRFEWACRTNPRAVGGFYLQAYLAHSRGDSEASTELLRTAQVARGSEWKPRGAAAEGDVRQRMHVETSPLARFWESWDGTPDPAVAFEPLEAFLAG from the coding sequence GTGAACGAGCCCACAACGCCGGCACCGAAACGCGTGATCGGCCGCCGTAAGCACAAGCTCCGCCGCGCGACCAAGCTGCTCCTGGGCCTCGCTTTTCTGAGCGTGATCGGGGCCTTCGTCGTCTACCGGGCAACGCGGCCAGAGGTTCGTCGGCCGGGCGAAGACCTGGCCGACATCACTCGCAAGCTGTCGGCGGAGCTGCCCCCCGATGCGCCGTTTCCCGAGTTTTCCGATGTCACCGAAGCCGCCGGGCTCGGCGGGTTCCGCACCTTCCTGGGCGAGCGCTCGTCGCAGCTGCCCGAGGACATGGGGTCCGGCGTAGCCTGGGGCGACTTCGACAACGACGGTGACGACGACCTGTTTCTGGTCGCGGCCGGCGGCACGCTGACCGCGCCGCCGGAGTCCTGGGCCGAGTCCCTGCTCTTCGAGAACCTGGGCGACGGCACCTTTTCGCGCGTCACCGACTTCCCCGAGACCCGTATCGCGGGGATGGCCGCCGCTTGGGGCGACGCCGACGGCGACGGTTGGCTCGATCTGGTCGTGAGCGGCTACAACAGTCTGATGCTGTTTCGAAACACGGGCAAAGGGAGGTTTGTGCGGGAGGAGTCCTTCGCCGACCTCCCCGGCTACTGGGCCGGGGTCTCCTGGGCCGACTTCGATACCGACGGTGACCTCGATCTCTATGTATGCGGCTACGTCAAGTACGAAGAAGACGAATCGGCGCCCCAGCGAACTTCGATGCAATCGGGCACCGCGGTGCCGTACACCCTCAACCCGGCCTCCTATGAGCCCGAGCGCAACCTTCTTTTTCGCAACGATGGCGCCGGCAGATTCACTGAAGAGGCGCTTCTATACGGCGTCGCGAACCCCGAGGGGCGAAGTCTCGCGGCCCTCTGGCACGACTTCAACGCCGATGGTCTCCTCGACGTCTACGTCGCCAACGACATCTCGGACAACGCATTGCTGCTCAATCGGGGCGATACCTTCGAGGACGTCAGCCTCGCCGCATGGGTCGCCGACTACCGGGGCGCCATGGGTCTCACCGCCGGTGACTGGAACCGGGACGGCGACGACGACCTCTTCGTGACGCATTGGGTGGCGCAAGAGAACGCTCTTTACGATTCACGGCTGGCCGAGAACACCGCGGCAGGCCGCACCCAGCTCACCTTCGCCGATATAGCGGCACCTCTCGGACTGGGGCAGATCGCGCTCCACTCGGTCGGCTGGGCGACCGAGTTCGCCGACTTCGACGGCGACGGCTGGCTCGACCTGGTGGTCGCGAACGGCAGCACCTTGGAGACCCAGGACGCGCCCAAGAAGCTCAAGAGACAGCCCGCGATGTTGCTCTGGAATCGCCGAGGCGAGTATTTTCACGACCTGGCGCCGGTCCACGAGCTTCTGGCCCAACCCCGGCTGGGCCGCGGCATGGCGCTCTCCGACTACGACCTGGACGGAGACCTCGATTTCCTCATGGTGGAGCTGGACTCCGGTGCGCGCCTGTTCAGGAATGAGATGCAGAAAGGCCACTGGATCGAGCTGCGACTGCTCGATCCAGGTCGCTCGGCCGGCCGCGGAGAAGGAGCGACCGCCATCGTTCGTGCCGGCGGCCTCGAGTTGCGCCGAACGGTGGGCGGGACCTCGTATCTCTCGCAGAGCAGCCTGACTCTGCACCTGGGCCTTGGCCGGATCGATCGGATCGACGAGATCGAGGTCCGCTGGCTGGGCGGCGAGACCGAGACCTTCACCGGTGCCGAGGTCGACGCCATCTGGGAGCTGGTGCGCGGCCAGGGCGAGGCTCGCTCGGCGGCGGCTTCGAGTCTCGCCGGCACCTCAGGAAAAGTTGCCACCGCACTGCCGCAGGATGACAAACAGCGCCTGCTCGAGTTCTGGAAGACCCAGCGAGCGGCAATGGACGCGATGAAGATCGACGGCGATATCGAGCGCGCGGCAGCACTGTTCGAGCGCGCGCTGGCTCTCAATCCCGATCATGGCGACTCGCGCTACTACTTGGGCAACCTGCTCTGGACTCTGGGCGACCGAGACCGCGGTCTTGCTGAGCTCGACGATCTGCGCAAGCGAGACCCGATGAGCCATCGTGCCCACAAGCAGTGGGGCGTGCTGCGCGCCATGACCGCTGCCGGTCCCGCCGACCTCGACGCCGCCGCGGCCGCTCTCGAGCGAGCGCTCGAGATCAACCAGGAAGGCACCGGTAGCCTGCTCGCCCTGGGCGAGGTCGCGCTTCTCCAGGGACGACCGGATGCCGCTCGGCAGCGATTCGAATGGGCCTGTCGCACGAATCCTCGCGCCGTCGGAGGCTTCTACTTGCAGGCCTACCTCGCTCACAGCAGGGGCGATTCGGAGGCGAGCACCGAGCTGCTACGTACGGCGCAGGTGGCCCGCGGCTCGGAGTGGAAACCGCGCGGCGCGGCGGCCGAAGGAGACGTTCGCCAGCGAATGCACGTCGAAACCAGCCCCTTGGCGCGTTTTTGGGAATCCTGGGACGGCACCCCGGACCCGGCAGTGGCCTTCGAGCCCCTCGAGGCTTTTCTTGCAGGCTAG
- a CDS encoding DEAD/DEAH box helicase family protein, with translation MTEESTRPRRRRSRSHKSAPAGPVPLHKRSSSHFQPSERDHGTESFQEGQVRLEIEGMRAKASVEESERDTYRVGVDWTRVGKRRLHTFCECPRFASGELCRHIWAVLLALAETGPENQPPGKDRLGLRRDRAASWEDLGVSADRNEVRVIHSVEPASGGQGARPARSARARSSSGRRRGAATSWRSQLASLRDEITTSVSPPAMIALPVRPAPSIHFFINTAVSNSSGSLVLDVFGSTQNANGKQSKMKRLGIEPHRLEELLLPRSPGNGSSGESDESLALITELSADSRRRKASSRRGPNKNSDGIRRLRLPQKLYEAVLPHLCNQGKLGWWDGRVQSNLHPLWWDAGTAWHLALHLDVNASGGARLHGHLEREGETVPLKDPVLLLVPGGSDSTTDKNGSGPSLVVFAESIGRLALEAARDLPWLNLLRNTGEIVIPTKDVEEALTEMLELPALPRFEIPEELELEGEDSPPQPRLVLEPAAGSARINPPLEAELSFDYGSLRVGAEDSRSSVVDWQERTLLRRDQDSEYAALVRLLELGFQPVAAGHGNVQALEINPRELPRVVEPLLVEGWTVEVQGKSVSPPSPPTLRVESGIDWFDLSGQVDFAGDRLELTTILDAVKRGNQFVDLADGSQGLLPAAWMETYDSLAQLASDATDDGLRFLPSQALIVDALLTAMPPADVDAAFAKLRDKLKSFERIKPKKETRGFGGTLREYQRRGLGWLNFLREFDLGGVLADDMGLGKTVQVLALIQAYRAPSKTTKLPFLVVAPRSVVYNWIDEASHFTPKLKVVEYRGPGREKLQEHFSDYDVIVTTYGTLRRDIGFLATVEFDTAILDEAQAIKNPASQTAKASRLLVARHRLALTGTPIENHLGELGSLFEFLNPGLLGRLPRLEVLTGGRAPSKLELEHIAEDMRPFILRRTKAQVLPDLPPKTEQTLLCNLRQEQRELYDKVRASYQVNLLEQVEEKGVSGSAIQVLEALLRLRQIACHPGLVNPEWEEAGSAKLETLFDQVSEVLDEGHKVLVFSQFTKLLAYVRRHLDTNGASYAYLDGKTRDRGKVVERFQTDPDCNLFLVSLKAGGTGLNLTAAGYVFLLDPWWNPAVEAQAIDRTHRIGQTQPVFAYRMIARDTVEEKILDLQGSKRKLADAILEGGGGQSLRDLTADDLKMLLS, from the coding sequence ATGACCGAGGAGTCAACCCGTCCGCGGCGGCGGCGGTCGCGCTCCCACAAGTCCGCACCCGCCGGCCCCGTTCCTCTGCACAAGCGGAGCAGCTCGCACTTCCAGCCCAGCGAACGGGACCATGGCACCGAGAGCTTTCAGGAAGGCCAGGTTCGCCTCGAAATAGAGGGCATGCGTGCCAAAGCCAGTGTCGAGGAGTCAGAGCGCGACACCTATCGCGTCGGAGTCGATTGGACCCGGGTGGGCAAACGCAGACTGCACACCTTCTGTGAGTGCCCGCGGTTTGCCAGCGGCGAGCTGTGCCGGCACATTTGGGCGGTCCTCCTGGCTCTCGCCGAGACGGGGCCAGAAAACCAGCCTCCGGGCAAGGACCGCCTCGGTCTCCGCAGGGATCGCGCGGCCAGCTGGGAGGACCTCGGTGTCTCGGCAGACCGCAACGAAGTACGGGTGATCCACAGCGTCGAGCCCGCTTCCGGCGGGCAAGGTGCGCGACCGGCCCGCTCCGCTCGAGCCCGCTCCTCGTCCGGGCGCCGTCGCGGAGCCGCGACCTCCTGGCGATCGCAACTCGCGTCCTTACGAGACGAGATTACGACCTCGGTGAGCCCGCCGGCCATGATCGCTCTTCCGGTCCGCCCAGCTCCGAGCATCCACTTCTTCATCAATACGGCCGTCAGCAACAGCTCGGGCAGTCTGGTGCTCGACGTCTTCGGCAGCACGCAGAACGCCAACGGAAAGCAGAGCAAGATGAAGCGACTCGGGATCGAGCCCCATAGGCTCGAAGAGCTGCTTCTGCCAAGGAGCCCGGGCAACGGTTCCTCCGGGGAGAGCGACGAATCACTGGCACTGATCACCGAGCTGTCGGCCGATTCCCGGCGTAGAAAGGCCTCGAGCCGACGCGGGCCGAACAAGAACAGCGACGGAATCCGCCGTCTGAGGCTGCCGCAGAAGCTCTACGAAGCCGTGCTGCCGCACCTATGCAATCAGGGGAAGCTGGGATGGTGGGACGGTCGCGTGCAGTCCAATCTGCATCCACTCTGGTGGGACGCCGGCACGGCCTGGCACCTGGCACTGCATCTCGACGTCAATGCCTCGGGCGGCGCCCGGTTGCATGGACACCTCGAGCGAGAGGGCGAGACCGTTCCTCTGAAGGACCCCGTGCTCCTGCTGGTTCCCGGTGGCTCCGACAGCACGACCGACAAGAACGGCAGCGGTCCCTCGCTGGTCGTTTTCGCCGAGTCGATCGGCCGCCTCGCCCTCGAGGCGGCCCGGGACCTGCCGTGGCTGAACCTCCTGCGCAACACCGGCGAGATCGTGATTCCCACGAAGGACGTCGAAGAAGCTCTGACCGAAATGTTGGAGCTGCCCGCTCTGCCACGTTTCGAGATCCCCGAAGAGCTGGAGCTCGAGGGAGAAGACTCGCCCCCCCAACCGCGCCTGGTCCTGGAGCCCGCGGCGGGCTCAGCCAGGATCAACCCGCCGTTGGAGGCCGAGCTGTCGTTCGACTACGGATCTCTGAGGGTCGGCGCCGAGGACTCGCGCTCGTCGGTCGTCGATTGGCAGGAGCGAACTCTCCTGAGGCGCGACCAGGACAGCGAGTATGCTGCTCTCGTGCGGCTGCTCGAGCTCGGTTTCCAGCCGGTGGCCGCGGGACACGGAAACGTCCAGGCGCTCGAGATCAACCCACGAGAGCTGCCCAGGGTGGTCGAGCCCCTGCTCGTCGAGGGCTGGACGGTCGAGGTTCAGGGCAAGTCGGTATCGCCGCCGAGTCCACCCACCCTGAGAGTCGAAAGCGGCATCGATTGGTTCGACTTGAGCGGTCAGGTCGACTTCGCCGGTGACCGGTTGGAGTTGACCACGATTCTCGATGCGGTCAAGCGTGGAAATCAATTCGTCGATCTGGCCGATGGCTCCCAGGGCTTGTTGCCCGCGGCATGGATGGAGACCTACGATTCACTGGCCCAGCTTGCAAGCGACGCCACCGACGACGGCCTTCGGTTTCTGCCGTCACAAGCCTTGATCGTCGACGCCCTGCTCACCGCGATGCCGCCGGCAGACGTCGATGCGGCCTTCGCCAAGCTGCGCGACAAGCTCAAGTCGTTCGAGCGGATCAAGCCGAAGAAGGAAACCCGCGGTTTCGGCGGCACACTCCGCGAGTACCAGCGGCGCGGGCTGGGCTGGCTCAACTTCCTGCGTGAGTTCGACCTCGGCGGCGTTCTAGCCGACGACATGGGCCTGGGAAAAACCGTTCAGGTCCTGGCCCTGATCCAGGCGTACCGCGCCCCGTCGAAGACCACCAAACTGCCGTTCCTGGTCGTCGCACCCCGGAGCGTGGTCTACAACTGGATCGACGAGGCCTCCCACTTCACGCCCAAGCTCAAGGTCGTGGAGTATCGCGGACCCGGGCGCGAGAAGCTCCAGGAGCACTTCAGCGACTACGACGTCATCGTCACCACCTACGGCACGCTGCGGCGCGATATCGGTTTCCTCGCTACCGTCGAGTTCGACACCGCAATCTTGGACGAAGCCCAAGCGATCAAGAATCCCGCGTCACAGACCGCCAAGGCAAGTCGCCTCCTGGTCGCCCGCCACCGCTTGGCGTTGACCGGCACACCGATCGAGAACCATCTCGGCGAGCTCGGGTCTCTCTTCGAGTTCCTGAATCCCGGACTCCTCGGCCGCCTACCGCGGCTCGAGGTTCTCACCGGCGGCCGAGCGCCGAGCAAGCTGGAGCTCGAGCACATCGCCGAAGATATGCGACCCTTCATCCTGCGCCGGACCAAGGCGCAGGTCCTGCCCGACCTGCCCCCGAAGACCGAGCAGACCCTGCTCTGCAACCTGCGCCAAGAGCAGCGTGAGCTCTACGACAAGGTTCGAGCGAGCTATCAGGTCAACCTGCTCGAACAGGTCGAGGAAAAGGGCGTTTCGGGCTCGGCCATCCAGGTCCTCGAAGCGCTCTTGCGCCTGCGCCAGATCGCCTGCCATCCGGGCCTGGTCAATCCCGAATGGGAAGAAGCGGGAAGCGCCAAGCTCGAGACCCTCTTCGATCAGGTGTCCGAGGTCCTCGACGAAGGCCACAAAGTCCTGGTCTTTTCCCAGTTCACCAAGCTACTGGCCTATGTCAGGCGGCATCTCGATACCAATGGCGCTTCCTACGCCTACCTCGACGGCAAGACGCGGGACCGCGGCAAGGTCGTCGAGCGGTTTCAGACCGACCCCGACTGCAACCTCTTCCTGGTCAGCCTCAAGGCCGGCGGCACCGGCCTCAACCTGACGGCGGCGGGCTACGTCTTCCTGCTCGACCCGTGGTGGAACCCCGCAGTCGAGGCACAGGCGATCGATCGCACCCACCGCATCGGCCAGACCCAGCCGGTGTTCGCCTATCGCATGATCGCTCGTGACACCGTCGAGGAGAAGATCCTCGACCTCCAGGGCTCGAAGCGCAAGCTTGCCGACGCCATCCTCGAGGGCGGCGGGGGCCAGTCGCTGCGAGACCTCACCGCCGACGATCTCAAGATGCTCTTGAGCTAG
- a CDS encoding ferrous iron transport protein A, whose product MTDKKQRQLVCPFCGFEFEAVDTLCQHGCPMRTACGLMRCPSCDYEFPEQPEGVSWLRSLFGRRKETEEALCETCRPLTELRGGEHARVVSLAGTKRPGALAVFGLIPGSEITLLQRAPTYVVQVGETQLALESDIAGGIFVERPI is encoded by the coding sequence ATGACCGACAAGAAACAGCGACAGCTGGTCTGCCCGTTCTGCGGATTCGAGTTCGAGGCCGTGGATACCCTGTGCCAGCACGGCTGCCCGATGCGCACGGCGTGCGGCCTGATGCGATGTCCGAGCTGTGACTACGAGTTTCCGGAACAGCCCGAAGGAGTGTCCTGGCTCCGGAGCCTGTTTGGTCGCCGGAAGGAGACCGAGGAGGCGCTCTGCGAGACCTGCCGGCCGCTTACCGAGCTCAGGGGTGGTGAACATGCCCGGGTCGTATCTCTCGCAGGGACGAAACGGCCAGGCGCGCTGGCCGTGTTCGGGCTGATTCCGGGCTCGGAGATCACGCTGCTCCAGAGGGCGCCGACCTACGTGGTGCAGGTGGGGGAGACCCAACTCGCTCTCGAGTCCGACATCGCCGGCGGCATCTTCGTCGAGCGCCCGATCTAG
- a CDS encoding ferrous iron transporter B — MTRASGSVVTFSRANQRAEAKRTVILVGNPNVGKSVLFGNLTDRYVTVSNFPGTTVELVETEAVLDGHTYRVIDTPGVNDLAPRNDEARVTRELLSADEAPTVVQVADAKNLRRALLLTLQLAELGASMVLVLNMYDELEERGGHIDVDRLSESLGIPVVPAVATRSVGTEELVGALAEAAVPKREAPSEPVPEVDDDYERNRSRLAEIREIMAETYSISQPRRASLGVRLGFWAMHPVKGVLFLAASLLTVFWFVGLFGAGTLVDFLEVGLFEQRLSPLAIRSVDALLPFPHSHPTETVPLEAAIPLTPIHEIPLGSFDRPALSVDYSVDTATKLTGTQSVLRFVHDFLVGDYGAITMALSYAFAIILPIVTTFFLLFSLLEDSGYLPRLAIMVNRLFRLMGLNGKAVLPMVLGLGCDTMATMTTRILETRKERVVTTLLLALAIPCSAQLGVLLAMMASLTPAGAVAWIAIMIGVLVLVGWLSSRLFGGESGEFVLEIPPMRRPQFSNIMVKTVSRINWYLREVIPLFMIGTAVLFLLDRLGTLDRLARWSQPLVSGWLGLPPEMANAFLVGFMRRDFGAVYILDAVTAPVPLLTPHQIFVAMITITLFMPCFANFLMIAKEHGQRVAWAMIAFIFPFAFLVGGLVNQLGRLF; from the coding sequence ATGACCCGAGCTTCCGGGAGCGTCGTCACGTTCTCGCGCGCGAACCAGCGCGCCGAGGCCAAGCGCACTGTGATTCTGGTCGGCAACCCCAACGTCGGCAAGAGCGTTCTCTTCGGCAACCTGACCGATCGTTACGTCACCGTCTCGAACTTCCCGGGCACCACCGTCGAGTTGGTCGAGACCGAGGCCGTTCTCGACGGCCATACGTATCGGGTGATCGATACGCCGGGGGTGAACGATCTCGCGCCGCGCAACGACGAGGCCCGCGTGACTCGGGAGCTTCTGTCCGCGGACGAGGCACCCACCGTGGTTCAGGTGGCCGACGCCAAGAACCTCCGTCGGGCGCTGCTCCTGACCCTTCAGCTGGCCGAGCTCGGGGCCTCCATGGTTCTGGTTCTCAATATGTATGACGAGCTCGAAGAGCGCGGGGGCCATATCGACGTCGACAGGCTCAGCGAGTCGCTGGGCATACCGGTGGTTCCGGCGGTGGCGACACGTTCGGTGGGCACCGAAGAGCTGGTCGGAGCGCTCGCCGAGGCGGCGGTGCCGAAGCGGGAAGCGCCATCCGAACCCGTTCCCGAGGTCGACGACGACTATGAGAGGAATCGGAGCCGGTTGGCGGAGATCCGCGAGATCATGGCCGAGACCTACAGCATTTCGCAACCGCGACGCGCGTCGCTGGGCGTGCGACTCGGTTTCTGGGCGATGCATCCGGTCAAGGGCGTGCTTTTTCTGGCGGCCTCGCTATTGACCGTCTTTTGGTTCGTGGGCCTCTTCGGCGCGGGCACTCTGGTCGATTTTCTGGAAGTCGGCTTGTTCGAGCAGCGGCTGAGTCCGCTGGCGATTCGGAGTGTCGATGCGCTGCTGCCGTTTCCTCATTCCCACCCCACCGAGACGGTGCCGCTCGAGGCGGCAATCCCCTTGACGCCGATCCACGAGATTCCGCTGGGCAGCTTCGACCGGCCCGCCCTGTCGGTCGACTACTCCGTCGACACCGCGACGAAGCTGACCGGAACCCAATCCGTCCTGAGGTTTGTTCACGACTTTCTGGTCGGCGATTACGGCGCCATAACGATGGCGCTCTCCTATGCCTTTGCGATCATTCTTCCGATCGTGACGACGTTCTTTCTCTTGTTCAGCCTGCTCGAGGACTCGGGCTACTTGCCGCGTCTCGCGATCATGGTCAACCGGCTCTTTCGCTTGATGGGGCTGAATGGCAAGGCGGTGCTGCCGATGGTGCTCGGCTTGGGCTGCGACACCATGGCGACGATGACGACCCGCATCCTCGAGACCCGGAAGGAAAGGGTGGTCACGACGTTGCTGTTAGCGCTGGCGATTCCGTGCTCGGCTCAGCTCGGCGTGCTGCTTGCGATGATGGCGAGCTTGACGCCCGCCGGCGCTGTCGCCTGGATCGCAATCATGATCGGGGTTCTGGTCCTGGTGGGTTGGCTCAGCTCGCGTCTCTTCGGCGGTGAGAGCGGCGAGTTCGTGCTCGAGATTCCACCGATGCGCAGACCGCAGTTCTCGAACATCATGGTCAAGACCGTGAGCCGGATCAACTGGTACCTGCGCGAGGTGATACCGCTGTTTATGATCGGAACGGCGGTGCTCTTCTTGCTCGATCGGTTGGGAACTCTGGATCGGCTGGCTCGGTGGAGTCAGCCGCTGGTCTCGGGCTGGCTGGGTCTGCCTCCCGAGATGGCCAACGCATTCCTGGTCGGGTTCATGCGCCGGGACTTCGGCGCCGTCTATATCCTCGACGCGGTGACGGCTCCGGTGCCGCTGTTGACGCCACACCAGATCTTCGTCGCCATGATCACCATCACCCTGTTCATGCCCTGCTTTGCGAATTTTCTGATGATCGCCAAGGAGCACGGACAGAGGGTCGCCTGGGCGATGATCGCGTTCATCTTTCCGTTCGCGTTTCTCGTCGGAGGCCTGGTCAACCAACTCGGACGCCTGTTTTAG
- a CDS encoding diguanylate cyclase — translation MSGEGEAAPKLERPRWLAVAVWLPVMVFVVGVAASLLVYSVARNNQRLQVTSRFAQAAGTRASAIRRAFEHGVDTTESIVALFAASEEVSREEFGDFTRPLLKGHPAIQAVSWAPVVPHARRSEVERRAAESVPGFRFTNRATQGQMVAAAEAEEYVPVLYLEPFSGNEAAIGFDLASNPSRRVSLEKARDTGAIVATGRIRLVQETGNQYGFLLIAPIYRSGTDLKTVPARQRESTGFASVVFRVGDLISSAMALLEPVEIDVAVFDDTAPPEESRLYISSGLASGGDLPELERFEGPPRDGLEHLISFDFGARRWTVVMRPAPGHFELSTRGPRLMLAGGLALSTGVATLLLLLRRRALQLERSNRALSREVVEREAAEERLRLFQSLIHASAESIYFVEPETGRFTYANEQATRESGYSLAELRDLTVQGVIAEGPLAESEVDWSDWVRSLESQPASVIQGRQRRKGGETFPVELSVSLATIGDRRFIVGIAEDISERKQAEEQQIEVRERLLALSFLDGLTGIANRRRFDEYLSTEWRRAARASTSLGLILLDLDHFKLYNDRYGHLLGDECLRKVAGVLESSISRPADLVARFGGEEMAVLLPDTSKNGAVRMAEKIRLDVETLEIPHRDSPVAPVVTVSLGVGWRIPAPGDSLDKFVEAVDAALYRAKREGRNRSVVS, via the coding sequence CATGGTCTTCGTCGTCGGCGTAGCTGCGTCACTTCTGGTCTACTCGGTCGCGCGCAATAACCAGCGGCTTCAGGTCACCAGCCGGTTCGCTCAGGCCGCGGGCACCCGTGCTTCGGCGATTCGACGCGCTTTCGAGCATGGAGTCGATACGACCGAGTCGATTGTCGCCCTGTTCGCCGCCTCCGAGGAGGTTTCCCGAGAGGAGTTCGGCGACTTCACGCGACCGCTGCTCAAGGGGCATCCGGCAATCCAGGCGGTAAGTTGGGCGCCGGTGGTGCCGCATGCCCGGCGATCCGAGGTCGAGCGGAGGGCGGCCGAAAGCGTCCCGGGGTTTCGGTTCACGAACCGCGCGACCCAGGGCCAGATGGTGGCCGCCGCCGAGGCGGAGGAGTACGTTCCGGTACTGTATCTCGAGCCGTTCTCCGGCAACGAAGCAGCGATCGGGTTCGATCTGGCTTCGAATCCCAGCCGTCGAGTCTCCTTGGAAAAGGCTCGAGATACAGGTGCCATCGTCGCTACCGGCCGCATTCGCTTGGTTCAGGAGACCGGGAATCAGTACGGTTTCCTTTTGATCGCGCCGATCTACCGAAGTGGTACCGACCTTAAGACGGTACCAGCCCGGCAACGGGAATCGACCGGGTTCGCGTCGGTCGTCTTTCGGGTCGGCGATCTCATCTCGAGCGCGATGGCGTTGCTCGAGCCGGTCGAGATCGACGTCGCGGTGTTCGATGACACGGCTCCACCTGAGGAGAGTCGGCTCTATATCTCGTCCGGCCTGGCGAGCGGAGGCGATCTGCCGGAGCTCGAGAGGTTCGAGGGTCCGCCGCGAGACGGTCTCGAGCACCTAATCAGCTTCGACTTCGGCGCACGCCGGTGGACGGTGGTGATGAGACCCGCGCCCGGCCACTTCGAGCTCAGTACCCGAGGGCCTCGACTCATGCTCGCGGGCGGTCTGGCGCTTTCCACAGGGGTTGCCACTCTTCTTCTCCTACTGCGCCGGAGAGCCCTGCAGCTCGAGCGCTCCAACCGTGCCCTTTCCCGAGAGGTCGTCGAACGAGAAGCGGCCGAGGAGCGCCTGAGACTCTTCCAGTCGCTCATTCACGCCTCGGCCGAGTCGATCTATTTTGTCGAGCCAGAGACCGGCCGTTTTACCTATGCCAACGAGCAAGCGACGCGAGAGTCGGGCTACAGCCTGGCCGAGCTGCGTGACTTGACCGTTCAGGGAGTGATTGCCGAGGGTCCCCTGGCCGAGTCCGAGGTTGACTGGTCGGACTGGGTTCGCTCGCTCGAGAGCCAGCCGGCCTCCGTGATCCAAGGCCGGCAACGCCGCAAGGGTGGCGAGACCTTCCCGGTCGAGCTGAGCGTGTCCCTGGCGACGATCGGTGATCGGCGCTTCATTGTGGGAATCGCCGAGGACATTTCCGAGCGCAAACAAGCGGAAGAGCAGCAGATCGAGGTGAGGGAGCGTCTGCTCGCGCTGTCCTTCCTCGACGGCCTCACCGGAATCGCGAATCGTCGGCGCTTCGACGAGTATCTGTCGACCGAGTGGCGGCGGGCGGCGCGCGCAAGTACGTCACTGGGTCTGATCCTCCTCGACCTCGATCACTTCAAGCTCTACAACGATCGCTACGGACATCTTCTCGGAGACGAATGCTTGCGGAAGGTGGCCGGGGTTCTGGAGTCCTCGATCTCTCGCCCGGCGGATCTGGTGGCCCGGTTCGGCGGCGAAGAGATGGCGGTGCTGCTGCCCGACACCTCCAAGAATGGCGCTGTGCGCATGGCGGAGAAGATCAGACTCGATGTCGAGACGCTCGAGATTCCGCATCGGGATTCGCCGGTCGCACCCGTAGTGACGGTGAGCCTCGGCGTCGGCTGGAGGATTCCGGCGCCCGGCGACTCCCTCGACAAGTTCGTCGAGGCGGTCGATGCGGCGCTCTACCGGGCCAAGCGGGAGGGGCGCAATCGCTCCGTCGTGTCCTGA